One Corynebacterium efficiens YS-314 DNA segment encodes these proteins:
- a CDS encoding DedA family protein produces MIIDWVIRIMEALGAPGVGIAVFLENVFPPIPSELVLPLAGFTASQGEFNVWAALIASVIGSVSGAYLLYYVGQAFGAERLRRIADWMWLVEPKDVDDALAWFDKYGTWSVFFGRLVPGVRSLISIPAGIDRMNPLVFGALTTVGSLIWNTILIWAGVWLGEEWETVTRAFESYSSVVYVLIALILVGVVLHLLRRHNKRLKKDTTGESTDTATGETTGDAVTDPTGGATDSGAGSTRRQR; encoded by the coding sequence GTGATCATTGATTGGGTCATCCGCATCATGGAGGCGCTCGGCGCGCCAGGCGTGGGCATCGCTGTCTTCCTCGAGAACGTGTTCCCGCCGATCCCCAGTGAACTGGTCCTCCCTCTGGCGGGTTTCACCGCCTCCCAGGGGGAATTCAACGTGTGGGCGGCATTGATCGCCTCGGTGATCGGTTCTGTCTCCGGAGCGTATCTGCTCTACTACGTCGGGCAGGCCTTCGGTGCGGAACGCCTGCGGCGCATCGCCGACTGGATGTGGCTGGTGGAGCCCAAGGATGTCGATGACGCCCTGGCCTGGTTCGACAAGTACGGCACCTGGTCGGTGTTCTTCGGACGTCTGGTCCCCGGTGTGCGCAGTCTCATCTCCATCCCCGCCGGCATCGACCGCATGAATCCCCTTGTCTTCGGTGCCCTCACCACGGTGGGATCACTGATCTGGAACACCATCCTGATCTGGGCGGGTGTGTGGCTGGGTGAGGAGTGGGAGACGGTGACCCGCGCCTTCGAGAGTTATTCCTCCGTGGTCTATGTCCTCATCGCACTGATACTCGTCGGTGTGGTGCTGCACCTGCTGAGGCGACACAACAAACGCCTCAAGAAAGACACGACTGGGGAATCCACCGACACCGCCACCGGAGAAACCACGGGCGATGCCGTCACCGATCCCACCGGAGGTGCCACCGACTCCGGTGCCGGATCCACCCGCCGGCAGCGGTAG
- a CDS encoding ABC transporter permease, whose amino-acid sequence MTALAAATRPTRRDVLRHPLRSLAAIILIMIPVTLAAIGVVYNGSQSSSFFLSSPRTSATYVGGVCEQSIDGYLSDCAGEPATGATEYELLRANIPEGFTIDLTLTGTTGATFGERSVVLYFTQTTDSMAPAPGEAFIPQRFLDSLDAEVGDTITLDHGTEVTVAGITPSGTAVFREPTVISPEAFSVTDPVTGSGDYWGSWSITGPEAFTWDDVLALNAVGFTVTSRDVIDNPPPADQVTFEGDITPSRSVFWGVVESALWFIPVAIIGFLLLMLISPVFTISVSRQTRTFALLASQGATPRHIRWSVLMYGLFAGLVGATLGVGIGTVGTAAWWSATYPAWPVVVDWLWLLAAWVLAVAGSTAAAFLPAFIVGRSSIIRGVHGGGIDRILRWRRWMAIGPVFLVMLGLMFLVLRLTEDPARAYTTDVYVPWREALGGFGILFAVIAVVASAPAMVWAVGQLKGPLPLRLAARDLLRQSMRSIPAVAALAGVIFVATGLMVASHAESERMTVAAGTVYPAGTVFLGMDNGVAGDLDPAITRVESQLGDVRRIDVYGHSDMTGWMEVEGSTNPHSGARDWVSAVGDSLGATAVLASPELLDLFQIRGADLGGRAILTSSLEEQIPDARLRVRSYDNRGSEPREVVATAVETRPVLPPLSSDRLITEEAFEELGLERTYLGAVLVSGDAISPEDAGELNAYFLDTAGVSLSFPVWPTDHIRDNLVGSAGITALVIAVMALVLALSSQQTRRQQIILEAVGAEPAVSRWSNALFGALCTIGAALLGLVTGHGAALLSASLAEVNQTGVTTSFGTLQFTGPLWPMILGTLVIAPLVAGVIGWVFTPRLDLAEYRE is encoded by the coding sequence ATGACCGCCCTGGCTGCCGCCACCCGCCCCACCCGGCGCGATGTGCTCAGACACCCCCTGCGTTCCCTGGCCGCGATCATCCTCATCATGATCCCGGTGACCCTTGCTGCGATCGGGGTGGTCTACAACGGATCGCAGTCCTCCTCCTTCTTCCTGAGCAGTCCACGCACCTCCGCCACCTATGTCGGTGGGGTGTGTGAACAGAGCATCGACGGTTATCTGTCAGATTGCGCAGGTGAGCCTGCCACAGGCGCGACAGAATATGAGCTGCTGCGCGCGAATATCCCGGAGGGGTTCACCATTGACCTGACCCTCACCGGAACCACCGGTGCCACCTTCGGTGAGCGCTCCGTGGTGCTGTACTTCACCCAGACCACGGACAGCATGGCCCCGGCCCCGGGTGAGGCCTTCATCCCCCAGCGCTTCCTCGACTCCCTCGATGCTGAGGTCGGGGACACCATCACGCTGGACCACGGCACGGAGGTGACCGTCGCCGGGATCACCCCGTCCGGCACCGCCGTGTTCCGGGAACCCACCGTCATCTCCCCGGAGGCCTTCTCGGTGACTGACCCGGTGACCGGCTCAGGTGACTACTGGGGTTCCTGGTCGATCACCGGCCCGGAGGCCTTCACCTGGGATGATGTGCTGGCGCTCAATGCAGTGGGCTTCACGGTGACCTCCCGGGATGTCATCGATAATCCGCCGCCGGCAGATCAGGTGACCTTCGAGGGGGACATCACCCCATCCCGTTCGGTGTTCTGGGGTGTGGTGGAGAGTGCCCTGTGGTTCATTCCAGTCGCGATCATCGGTTTTCTCCTCCTCATGCTCATCTCACCGGTGTTCACCATCTCCGTCTCCCGCCAGACCCGCACCTTCGCCCTGCTCGCCTCCCAGGGGGCCACACCACGGCATATCCGCTGGTCCGTACTGATGTACGGGCTTTTCGCCGGACTGGTCGGTGCCACCCTGGGTGTGGGCATCGGCACGGTGGGGACTGCCGCGTGGTGGTCCGCCACCTACCCGGCCTGGCCGGTGGTCGTCGACTGGTTGTGGTTGCTGGCGGCCTGGGTTCTGGCGGTGGCAGGATCCACAGCCGCGGCCTTCCTCCCGGCATTCATCGTCGGGCGTTCCAGCATCATCCGGGGTGTCCACGGTGGCGGGATAGACCGGATCCTGCGCTGGCGGCGATGGATGGCGATCGGGCCGGTATTTCTGGTCATGCTGGGTCTGATGTTCCTGGTGCTCCGATTGACGGAGGATCCCGCACGGGCCTACACCACTGATGTCTATGTGCCGTGGCGGGAGGCCCTGGGTGGTTTCGGAATCCTGTTCGCGGTCATCGCGGTGGTGGCCTCCGCCCCCGCGATGGTGTGGGCGGTGGGCCAGCTGAAGGGTCCGCTCCCCCTCCGGCTGGCCGCCCGGGATCTGCTGCGCCAATCGATGCGGTCGATCCCCGCGGTGGCGGCCCTGGCCGGCGTCATCTTCGTCGCCACCGGATTGATGGTGGCCTCGCATGCCGAGTCGGAGAGGATGACCGTGGCAGCCGGGACCGTCTACCCGGCAGGCACGGTCTTCCTCGGCATGGACAACGGTGTGGCCGGCGACCTGGACCCGGCGATCACCCGGGTGGAGTCGCAGCTGGGGGACGTCCGACGCATCGACGTCTACGGGCACAGTGATATGACTGGCTGGATGGAGGTGGAGGGATCCACCAATCCGCACTCCGGTGCCCGCGACTGGGTGTCCGCCGTCGGTGATTCCCTCGGCGCGACGGCTGTTCTCGCCTCACCGGAATTGCTGGATCTGTTCCAGATTCGGGGAGCAGACCTGGGGGGTCGGGCCATCCTGACATCCTCGCTGGAGGAACAGATCCCGGACGCACGGCTGCGGGTGCGCAGCTACGACAACCGGGGATCTGAGCCCCGGGAGGTTGTCGCCACCGCCGTGGAGACCCGACCTGTTCTGCCTCCCCTGTCCAGCGACCGGCTGATCACCGAGGAGGCATTCGAGGAACTCGGCCTGGAACGCACCTACCTGGGTGCGGTCCTGGTCAGTGGAGATGCCATCAGTCCGGAGGATGCCGGGGAGTTGAATGCCTACTTCCTGGACACCGCGGGGGTGTCGTTGAGTTTCCCTGTCTGGCCCACGGATCACATCAGGGACAACCTGGTGGGATCCGCCGGTATCACCGCCCTGGTCATCGCTGTGATGGCCCTGGTGCTGGCACTGTCCTCCCAACAGACCCGGCGCCAGCAGATCATCCTGGAGGCGGTGGGTGCCGAGCCAGCGGTGAGCAGATGGTCCAACGCCCTCTTCGGGGCGCTGTGCACCATCGGTGCTGCCCTGCTGGGGTTGGTCACCGGCCATGGGGCAGCGCTGCTCTCGGCATCACTGGCTGAGGTCAACCAGACCGGGGTGACCACCTCTTTCGGCACCCTCCAGTTCACCGGGCCGCTGTGGCCGATGATCCTGGGCACGCTGGTGATCGCCCCGCTTGTTGCCGGGGTGATCGGGTGGGTGTTCACCCCGAGGCTGGATCTCGCCGAATACCGGGAATAA
- the pcrA gene encoding DNA helicase PcrA: protein MNTAHNPFAQNASATAKPTGDHVADGVAACAGAADGTELGHELTAGLNEQQKAAVEHIGSPLLIVAGAGSGKTAVLTRRIAYLMRYRGVHPQQILAITFTNKAAAEMRERVADLVGPVAQRMWVATFHSVCVRILRQQAQLVQGLNTNFTIYDSDDSRRLLTMIAKDLELDIKKFSARTLSSAISNLKNELISPSEALADAERTHNPFETVVARVYVEYQQRLRRANAVDFDDLIGEVVRIFTEHPQVAEHYRRRFRHVLIDEYQDTNHAQYQLIAILVGRPDQDPSELCVVGDSDQSIYAFRGATIRNIEEFERDFTDARTILLEQNYRSTQTILSAANAVISQNENRRPKNLWTALGEGEKIIGYVADNEHDEARFIASEIDELADRGLSYSDMAIMYRTNNSSRALEEVFIRTGVPYKVVGGTKFYERKEIRDVIAYLRVLENPDDTVNLRRIINTPKRGIGDRAQAFVALHAENNRISFGQALVDAAAGNVELLGGRGRNAVGKFNELMDTLRGELLSMVNEVTGMPDIGQVISRILDITGYKAELEASNDPQDGARLDNLNELVSVAREFSSDAANRMAYDTMDGSEPELDDSEPAPGSLQAFLERVSLVADADQIPDNEQGLVTLMTLHTAKGLEFPVVFLTGWEDGQFPHLRSLGDAKELAEERRLAYVGITRARQRLYVTRAMLRSSWGNPVTNPASRFLQEVPEGLIDWRREEPANSFGSAWAPSGSPYGGGHPSGGYGSQTRRSAPSRPSIPTKQSRNKDLELAVGDRVNHDKYGLGTVIAADGSGPRATVTIDFGSAGKVRLMLIGGVPMEKL, encoded by the coding sequence ATGAATACTGCACACAATCCTTTTGCCCAGAACGCCTCCGCCACCGCGAAACCCACTGGAGACCACGTCGCCGACGGCGTCGCTGCCTGTGCCGGGGCCGCCGACGGCACCGAGCTCGGGCACGAGTTGACCGCCGGACTCAATGAGCAGCAGAAGGCCGCCGTCGAGCACATCGGATCGCCGCTGCTCATTGTCGCCGGCGCCGGTTCGGGTAAGACCGCGGTGCTCACCCGGCGCATCGCCTACCTGATGAGGTACCGGGGTGTGCACCCCCAGCAGATCCTGGCGATCACCTTCACCAACAAGGCGGCCGCGGAGATGCGTGAACGCGTCGCCGATCTGGTGGGGCCGGTTGCCCAGCGGATGTGGGTGGCCACCTTCCACTCGGTGTGTGTACGGATCCTGCGTCAGCAGGCCCAGCTGGTGCAGGGTCTGAACACCAACTTCACCATCTACGATTCGGATGATTCACGCCGTCTGCTCACCATGATCGCCAAGGATCTTGAGTTGGACATCAAGAAGTTCTCCGCGCGCACCCTGTCCTCGGCGATCTCCAATCTGAAGAATGAGTTGATCTCCCCGTCTGAGGCACTCGCCGATGCCGAGCGCACCCACAACCCCTTCGAAACGGTTGTGGCGCGGGTGTATGTGGAGTACCAGCAGCGCCTGCGTCGCGCCAACGCCGTTGACTTCGATGATCTCATCGGGGAGGTCGTGCGCATCTTCACCGAGCACCCCCAGGTGGCGGAGCATTACCGTCGTCGTTTCCGCCATGTGCTCATCGACGAGTACCAGGACACCAACCATGCGCAGTACCAGTTGATCGCCATCCTGGTGGGACGCCCGGACCAGGACCCGTCCGAGCTGTGTGTGGTGGGTGATTCCGATCAGTCGATCTACGCCTTCCGTGGGGCGACCATCCGCAATATCGAGGAGTTCGAGCGTGATTTCACCGATGCGCGCACCATCCTCCTGGAGCAGAACTACCGCTCCACCCAGACGATCCTGTCGGCGGCCAATGCGGTGATCTCCCAGAATGAGAACCGCCGGCCGAAGAACCTGTGGACGGCCCTGGGGGAGGGGGAGAAGATCATCGGTTATGTCGCCGACAATGAGCACGATGAGGCCCGGTTCATCGCTTCGGAGATCGACGAGCTGGCCGACCGTGGCCTGAGCTACTCCGACATGGCGATCATGTACCGCACCAACAACTCCTCCCGTGCACTGGAGGAGGTGTTCATCCGCACCGGTGTGCCCTACAAGGTGGTCGGCGGAACCAAGTTCTATGAGCGTAAGGAGATCCGTGATGTCATCGCCTACCTGCGGGTTCTGGAGAACCCGGATGACACCGTCAACCTGCGTCGCATCATCAACACCCCGAAACGCGGCATCGGTGACCGCGCCCAGGCGTTCGTGGCCCTGCACGCCGAGAACAACCGGATCAGTTTCGGACAGGCGCTTGTCGACGCCGCCGCCGGCAACGTGGAGCTGCTCGGGGGGCGTGGCCGCAATGCGGTGGGCAAGTTCAATGAACTGATGGACACCCTGCGCGGCGAGCTGCTCTCCATGGTCAACGAGGTCACCGGCATGCCCGACATCGGCCAGGTGATCAGCCGCATCCTGGACATCACCGGGTACAAGGCCGAATTGGAGGCCTCCAACGATCCCCAGGACGGTGCCCGCCTGGACAACCTCAACGAACTGGTCTCCGTGGCCCGGGAGTTTTCCTCCGATGCCGCCAACCGCATGGCCTATGACACCATGGACGGCAGTGAACCGGAGCTGGATGACAGCGAACCGGCCCCGGGCAGTCTCCAGGCCTTCCTAGAACGGGTCTCGCTGGTCGCGGATGCCGATCAGATCCCCGACAATGAGCAGGGCCTGGTCACGCTCATGACCCTGCACACCGCCAAGGGGCTGGAGTTCCCGGTGGTGTTCCTCACCGGGTGGGAGGATGGGCAGTTCCCGCATCTGCGTTCACTCGGTGATGCCAAGGAGTTGGCGGAGGAACGTCGCCTGGCGTATGTGGGGATCACCCGTGCCCGCCAGCGGCTCTACGTCACCCGGGCGATGCTGCGCAGTTCGTGGGGTAACCCGGTGACCAACCCGGCCTCCCGCTTCCTGCAGGAGGTCCCCGAAGGTCTCATCGACTGGCGTCGGGAGGAACCCGCCAACTCCTTCGGCTCCGCCTGGGCACCCTCCGGATCCCCCTATGGTGGCGGACACCCATCCGGTGGCTACGGCTCCCAGACCAGGCGCAGCGCGCCGTCGCGGCCCTCCATCCCCACCAAACAATCCCGGAACAAGGACCTGGAACTGGCGGTGGGGGATCGCGTCAACCATGACAAGTACGGTCTGGGTACCGTTATCGCCGCCGATGGCAGTGGCCCCCGGGCCACGGTGACCATCGACTTCGGTTCCGCCGGCAAGGTGCGTCTCATGCTCATCGGCGGGGTGCCGATGGAGAAACTCTAA
- a CDS encoding YccF domain-containing protein — protein MRLLLNIIWLLFGGIWLALGYVLFGILACILIITIPAGIASFRMANYALWPFGRTVVRKTHGGNGLSAISNFIWFIIAGLWLAIGHITTAAAQAITIIGIPLAIANIKMIPVTCFPFGKHIVDNDRIPVGYEPMIRL, from the coding sequence ATGAGACTCCTCCTGAACATCATCTGGTTACTCTTCGGTGGCATCTGGCTGGCCCTGGGATATGTCCTGTTCGGCATCCTCGCCTGCATCCTCATCATCACCATCCCGGCCGGTATCGCCAGCTTCCGCATGGCCAACTACGCCCTGTGGCCTTTCGGCCGGACCGTGGTCCGCAAGACCCACGGTGGCAATGGCCTGTCCGCGATCTCCAATTTTATCTGGTTCATCATCGCCGGACTGTGGCTGGCCATCGGCCACATCACCACCGCCGCGGCCCAGGCCATCACCATCATCGGCATCCCCCTGGCCATCGCCAACATCAAGATGATCCCCGTGACCTGCTTCCCCTTCGGCAAGCACATCGTGGACAATGACCGCATCCCCGTCGGTTATGAACCGATGATCAGGTTGTAG
- the pgi gene encoding glucose-6-phosphate isomerase: MANDITTTAAWQSLTERYEAFQGTTLRELFQDGGRAEKLSFDAAGLRVDLSKNLLDDAILTDLVALAEQAGLTDRIEAMFRGEHINNTEDRAVLHTALRLPVEESLEVDGQDVAADVHEVLGRMRDFATALRSGAWLGYTGRTIKKVVNIGIGGSDLGPAMATKALRAYATAGITAEFVSNVDPADMVSVLEDLDAESTLFVIASKTFTTQETLANANAAKNWLIEQLGSEEAVSKHFVAVSTNAEKVTAFGINPENMFGFWDWVGGRYSVDSAVGLSLMAVIGPRDFMRFLGGFRAMDEHFRYTDFGQNVPVLMALLSVWYTDFFGAETHAVLPYSEDLSRFAAYLQQLTMESNGKSVRRDGSPVTTGTGEIYWGEPGTNGQHAFFQLIHQGTRLIPADFIGFARPKQDLPAGEKSMHDLLMSNFFAQTKVLAFGKTAEEIAAEGVDDNLINHKVMPGNRPTTTILAEELTPAVLGALIALYEHIVFVQGVIWDINSFDQWGVELGKQQASDLAPAVSGEVEVDSGDSSTDALIRWYRTNR, encoded by the coding sequence ATGGCGAATGACATCACGACCACCGCGGCCTGGCAATCACTGACCGAGCGGTATGAGGCCTTCCAGGGCACCACCCTGCGTGAACTCTTCCAGGACGGTGGGCGCGCGGAGAAGCTGTCCTTCGACGCGGCGGGTCTGCGGGTGGATCTGTCCAAGAACCTGCTTGACGACGCCATCCTCACCGACCTCGTCGCCCTCGCCGAGCAGGCGGGCCTCACCGACCGCATCGAGGCCATGTTCCGCGGCGAGCACATCAACAACACCGAGGACCGCGCCGTACTCCACACCGCCCTGCGTCTCCCCGTGGAGGAGAGCCTCGAGGTTGATGGCCAGGATGTCGCCGCCGATGTCCACGAGGTCCTGGGGCGCATGCGTGACTTCGCCACCGCGCTGCGCTCCGGTGCGTGGCTGGGGTATACCGGGCGGACCATCAAGAAGGTGGTCAACATCGGCATCGGCGGATCCGATCTGGGCCCGGCTATGGCCACCAAGGCCCTGCGTGCCTACGCCACCGCCGGCATCACCGCGGAGTTCGTCTCCAACGTCGACCCGGCCGACATGGTCTCAGTCCTGGAGGACCTGGATGCCGAATCCACCCTGTTTGTCATCGCCTCCAAGACCTTCACCACCCAGGAGACCCTGGCCAACGCCAACGCCGCGAAGAACTGGCTCATCGAGCAGCTCGGTTCCGAGGAGGCTGTGTCCAAGCACTTCGTTGCCGTGTCCACCAACGCCGAGAAGGTCACCGCCTTCGGCATCAACCCGGAGAACATGTTCGGGTTCTGGGACTGGGTGGGCGGCCGCTACTCCGTGGACTCCGCGGTCGGCCTGTCCCTCATGGCCGTCATCGGTCCCCGCGACTTCATGCGTTTCCTCGGTGGTTTCCGTGCCATGGATGAACACTTCCGTTATACCGACTTCGGCCAGAATGTCCCGGTTCTCATGGCACTGCTGAGTGTCTGGTACACCGATTTCTTCGGCGCGGAGACCCATGCGGTCCTCCCCTACTCCGAGGACCTGTCCCGGTTCGCCGCCTACCTCCAGCAGCTGACCATGGAATCCAACGGCAAGTCTGTGCGTCGTGATGGCTCCCCCGTGACCACCGGCACCGGCGAGATCTACTGGGGTGAGCCCGGCACCAACGGCCAGCACGCCTTCTTCCAGCTCATCCACCAGGGCACCCGCCTCATCCCGGCGGATTTCATCGGTTTCGCCCGCCCGAAGCAGGATCTGCCCGCCGGTGAGAAGTCCATGCACGATCTGCTCATGAGCAACTTCTTCGCCCAGACCAAGGTGCTGGCCTTCGGCAAGACCGCCGAGGAGATCGCCGCCGAGGGTGTCGACGACAACCTGATCAACCACAAGGTCATGCCGGGCAACCGTCCCACCACCACCATCCTCGCCGAGGAGCTCACCCCGGCGGTGCTCGGCGCGCTGATCGCGCTCTATGAGCACATCGTTTTCGTCCAGGGGGTCATCTGGGATATCAACTCCTTCGACCAGTGGGGCGTGGAGCTGGGCAAACAGCAGGCCAGTGACCTGGCTCCCGCGGTCTCCGGCGAGGTGGAGGTCGACTCCGGTGACTCCTCCACCGACGCGCTGATCAGGTGGTACCGCACAAATCGATAG
- a CDS encoding DUF1707 SHOCT-like domain-containing protein, with the protein MGSKDSRLNSYDRNAARHTLDLHLKNGRLTAEEYDTKKLLLAVADDISDLERIFKDLGDMPRTTRPPSAFQRTRGRQLSTLDIVCIAVFFVFMGIIRFVFHVEWHMFAFFGIFLVPMIPRMIVDMRREEEIVYYESESRNK; encoded by the coding sequence GTGGGTTCTAAAGACAGCCGTCTCAATTCATACGACAGGAACGCCGCCAGGCATACGCTCGATCTGCATCTGAAGAATGGCAGGTTGACCGCCGAGGAATATGACACCAAGAAGCTCCTGCTCGCGGTGGCAGATGACATCAGTGATCTGGAGCGGATCTTCAAGGATCTCGGTGACATGCCCAGGACAACCCGTCCGCCCAGCGCCTTCCAACGCACACGCGGACGTCAATTATCCACCTTGGACATCGTCTGCATCGCCGTCTTCTTCGTGTTCATGGGGATCATCCGGTTTGTCTTCCACGTCGAATGGCATATGTTTGCGTTCTTCGGCATTTTCCTGGTCCCCATGATCCCCCGCATGATCGTGGACATGAGGCGGGAGGAGGAGATTGTCTATTACGAGTCAGAAAGTAGAAATAAGTGA
- a CDS encoding DNA-formamidopyrimidine glycosylase family protein: MPEGDSVFQLSRRLQFMRGREVLATSLRVPSVALHDFTGRTVHRVWPYGKHLFMQFGEEILHTHLKMEGTWSIHRKGDRWRKPGHTARVVLDLSGEETIEVVGHSLGFVKVFHISDYPDRVAYLGPDVLAPEFDLEQAKANILARPTRPIGEALLDQSNLAGVGNEYRAEICFLMGVHPATPVALVDIDRTLHLTRRLMWENRNSPIRVTTGVRRAGESSYVFGRNNKPCRRCGTRIVNAELGDRIIWWCPRCQPLLSGA, translated from the coding sequence ATGCCAGAGGGTGATTCCGTATTCCAACTGTCCCGCCGCCTCCAGTTCATGAGGGGGCGGGAGGTGCTGGCCACCTCCCTGCGTGTGCCATCGGTGGCACTGCATGATTTCACCGGCCGAACGGTGCACCGGGTCTGGCCCTACGGCAAGCACCTGTTCATGCAGTTCGGGGAGGAGATCCTGCACACCCACCTCAAGATGGAGGGCACCTGGTCCATCCACCGCAAGGGCGACCGGTGGCGCAAACCCGGCCACACCGCCCGCGTCGTCCTCGACCTGTCCGGGGAGGAAACCATCGAGGTGGTCGGGCACTCCCTGGGCTTTGTCAAGGTCTTCCACATTAGCGACTATCCCGACCGGGTGGCCTACCTCGGCCCCGATGTCCTGGCCCCTGAATTCGACCTGGAGCAGGCGAAGGCGAATATCCTCGCCCGCCCGACACGCCCCATCGGTGAGGCGCTGCTCGACCAGTCCAACCTGGCCGGGGTGGGTAATGAATACCGTGCCGAGATCTGTTTCCTCATGGGTGTCCACCCCGCCACACCGGTGGCACTGGTCGACATCGACAGGACCCTCCATCTCACCCGCCGCCTCATGTGGGAGAACCGCAACTCGCCGATCCGGGTGACCACCGGGGTCCGCCGCGCCGGGGAATCCAGCTATGTCTTCGGACGCAACAACAAACCCTGCCGACGTTGTGGCACCCGCATCGTCAATGCTGAGCTGGGCGATCGGATCATCTGGTGGTGCCCACGCTGCCAGCCACTACTATCGGGCGCATGA
- a CDS encoding chorismate mutase, with protein MTNADENFEIRMPSGTDDPLSDAEIQKYREEIDRLNREILDAVKRRTKIAQAIGKTRMESGGTRLVHTREVAIINQFRDEIGEEGPALAAILLRMGRGKL; from the coding sequence ATGACTAATGCGGATGAGAACTTCGAAATCAGAATGCCGTCAGGCACCGACGACCCACTCTCTGATGCGGAGATCCAGAAGTATCGTGAGGAAATCGACCGCCTCAACCGGGAGATCCTCGATGCGGTGAAACGTCGCACCAAGATTGCGCAGGCTATCGGCAAGACCCGCATGGAATCCGGTGGCACCCGTCTGGTGCACACGCGTGAGGTGGCCATCATCAACCAGTTCCGTGATGAGATCGGTGAGGAGGGCCCGGCCCTGGCTGCGATCCTCCTGCGTATGGGTCGGGGCAAGCTGTAG
- a CDS encoding MFS transporter, translating into MRYPRLMALTAIALTATNLRTAVTALAPLVSEIQDDLRVGASLFGVLGMIPTAMFAIAAFALPGLKSRFTTSQLLMAAMLVTAAGQVLRVLGGPTSLVGGSVVALFAIGITNALLPLAVREYFPNRVAGMSTTYLTTSQIAQSLAPVMAVPLSAWATQMGLSGWRWSLGSWAVLGVLAALTWLPLLTTPAPRADVAAPVPAMRIPVWRTPVGIGLGLMFGFTSFTTYSLMTFLPQMVTDPTLGAALLGWWSLLGIPLNFIGPWVAARMRNPYPVLVLSSVVFLVGNAGLCFAPMVAPWLWTTLSGLGPLAFTMALTLINVRARTTAGATALSSFGQGLAYTIACMGPLLTGIIVDITGGFSTVFILFLVATACVLGGGFFATRQVHVEDQARD; encoded by the coding sequence GTGAGATACCCCCGATTGATGGCCCTGACCGCCATCGCTCTGACCGCCACCAATCTGCGCACTGCCGTCACGGCACTCGCACCCCTGGTGTCGGAGATCCAGGACGATCTGCGGGTCGGGGCCTCGCTATTCGGCGTGCTGGGGATGATACCCACCGCCATGTTCGCCATCGCCGCCTTCGCACTGCCCGGCCTGAAGTCGAGGTTCACCACCTCCCAGTTGCTGATGGCGGCCATGCTGGTCACCGCTGCTGGCCAGGTCCTCCGCGTGCTGGGTGGCCCTACCAGCCTGGTGGGTGGGTCGGTGGTGGCGTTGTTTGCCATCGGCATCACCAACGCGTTACTGCCCCTGGCTGTTCGGGAGTACTTCCCCAACCGGGTGGCGGGGATGTCCACGACCTACCTGACCACCTCTCAGATCGCCCAGTCCCTGGCCCCAGTGATGGCCGTCCCGCTGTCTGCCTGGGCGACCCAGATGGGTCTGAGCGGTTGGCGGTGGTCCCTGGGCTCCTGGGCGGTACTCGGTGTGCTGGCCGCGCTGACCTGGCTGCCCCTCCTGACCACCCCGGCACCCCGGGCGGACGTGGCCGCCCCGGTGCCGGCGATGCGGATCCCGGTCTGGAGGACACCGGTCGGGATCGGCCTGGGGTTGATGTTCGGATTCACCTCGTTCACCACCTACTCACTGATGACCTTCCTTCCCCAGATGGTCACCGACCCCACCCTGGGTGCAGCCCTGCTCGGCTGGTGGTCCCTACTGGGTATCCCCCTCAACTTCATCGGGCCGTGGGTGGCCGCGCGTATGCGCAACCCGTATCCCGTCCTGGTCCTCTCCTCCGTGGTGTTCCTGGTCGGTAACGCCGGTCTGTGTTTCGCACCGATGGTCGCGCCCTGGTTGTGGACCACCCTCTCCGGTCTGGGGCCACTCGCCTTCACCATGGCACTGACCCTGATCAACGTCCGGGCACGCACCACCGCGGGGGCCACGGCACTGAGTTCCTTCGGCCAGGGATTGGCCTACACGATCGCCTGCATGGGGCCGTTGCTCACCGGTATCATCGTGGACATCACCGGTGGTTTTTCCACGGTCTTCATCCTCTTTCTCGTGGCAACAGCATGTGTGCTCGGTGGTGGATTCTTCGCAACCCGTCAGGTTCATGTGGAAGACCAGGCAAGAGACTAG